One Tamlana carrageenivorans genomic region harbors:
- a CDS encoding YceI family protein: protein MKKISLFFIAITLSLTACKQEKKESKTETSTEAATSAKFVVKPEATSVKFTAYKTTDKVGVGGEFTSVKFEEQTGDTPEEALNNLSFSIPVSSLFTNDPTNTRDAKIKTAFFGAMLDTNLITGTLKFENGSAVASITMNGETQNLPMDVAITDERRVTLTGVMNLADWKALDALESLNKVCFDLHKGADGVSKTWEDVAIEVSTFLREN, encoded by the coding sequence ATGAAAAAAATAAGCTTATTTTTTATTGCTATAACATTGAGCCTAACAGCTTGTAAACAAGAGAAAAAAGAATCAAAAACAGAAACATCTACAGAAGCAGCAACAAGCGCAAAATTTGTGGTAAAACCAGAAGCCACTTCTGTAAAATTTACCGCTTATAAAACTACCGATAAAGTTGGGGTTGGCGGAGAATTTACCTCTGTTAAGTTTGAAGAACAAACGGGAGACACTCCAGAAGAAGCCTTAAACAACTTAAGTTTTTCGATTCCAGTAAGTAGTTTGTTTACCAACGACCCTACAAATACTCGAGATGCAAAAATTAAAACAGCATTTTTTGGAGCTATGTTAGACACCAATTTAATTACAGGAACTCTAAAGTTTGAAAATGGCTCGGCCGTGGCTTCAATTACAATGAATGGTGAAACACAAAATTTACCTATGGATGTTGCTATTACAGATGAAAGACGCGTTACCTTAACTGGTGTTATGAATCTTGCCGATTGGAAAGCCTTAGACGCTTTAGAATCGTTAAATAAAGTGTGTTTCGATTTACATAAAGGTGCTGATGGTGTTAGTAAAACTTGGGAAGATGTTGCTATTGAAGTGAGTACATTTTTACGCGAAAACTAA
- the hemN gene encoding oxygen-independent coproporphyrinogen III oxidase encodes MSNALVNKYNIPGPRYTSYPTVPYWDNTSFSLSQWKTSLHKAFSSSNSEEGISLYIHLPFCESLCTFCGCNKRITKQHGVESPYINAVLKEWQLYLKLFDEKPIIKALHLGGGTPTFFSPQNLKTLINGILKHAIIAENYEFSFEGHPNNTTKEHLQALYDVGFRRVSYGVQDYNDTVQKAIHRIQPFENVKRVTEQARAIGYTSVSHDIIFGLPFQSLEHVKETILKTKSLLPDRLAFYSYAHVPWVKGNGQRGFKDSDVPSGELKRKQYEIGKQLLAEVGYEEIGMDHFALKSDTLYQSMISGDLHRNFMGYSDSKTMAMIGLGVSAISDSWYGFAQNVKSIEDYYKLLDADTIPVYRGHILNEEDLIVRQHILNLMCRFKTSWTPTYLYFDALPDVLVKLEEMEHDGLLLRTKNSVEVTPKGQPFVRNICMAFDVLLQRKQPHTQLFSMTV; translated from the coding sequence ATGTCAAACGCTTTAGTAAATAAATATAACATTCCAGGGCCTCGATACACAAGCTATCCAACTGTGCCTTACTGGGATAATACCTCTTTCTCCTTAAGCCAATGGAAAACTTCGTTACACAAGGCTTTTAGTTCTAGTAACTCCGAAGAGGGTATTAGTTTATATATTCATCTGCCATTTTGCGAAAGTTTATGCACCTTTTGTGGTTGTAATAAGCGTATTACCAAACAGCATGGTGTAGAATCTCCATACATCAATGCCGTTTTAAAGGAATGGCAACTGTATTTAAAATTATTTGATGAAAAACCCATTATTAAAGCGCTCCATCTTGGTGGTGGTACGCCCACGTTTTTCAGTCCGCAAAACTTAAAAACACTCATTAACGGCATTTTGAAGCATGCTATTATTGCCGAAAATTATGAGTTTAGCTTTGAAGGTCATCCTAATAATACCACAAAGGAACACCTACAGGCCTTGTATGATGTAGGTTTTAGACGTGTAAGTTACGGGGTTCAGGATTATAATGATACCGTTCAAAAGGCGATTCATCGTATTCAACCTTTTGAAAATGTAAAACGTGTTACCGAACAAGCTAGAGCAATTGGCTACACATCGGTGAGTCATGATATTATTTTTGGTTTACCCTTTCAGAGTTTAGAACATGTTAAGGAAACCATTTTAAAAACGAAATCGCTTTTGCCAGATCGTCTGGCCTTTTACAGCTATGCACATGTGCCTTGGGTAAAAGGGAATGGACAACGCGGATTTAAAGATTCTGATGTGCCTTCTGGGGAATTAAAAAGAAAACAATACGAAATAGGGAAACAGTTGTTAGCTGAGGTGGGGTATGAAGAGATTGGTATGGATCATTTTGCCTTAAAATCGGATACCTTATATCAATCCATGATTTCTGGTGATTTACATCGCAATTTTATGGGGTATTCAGATTCCAAAACCATGGCGATGATTGGTTTGGGTGTATCGGCTATAAGCGATAGTTGGTATGGCTTTGCGCAGAATGTAAAATCTATTGAAGATTATTATAAATTACTTGATGCTGATACCATTCCGGTTTATCGTGGTCATATTTTAAATGAAGAAGATTTAATTGTGCGTCAGCATATTCTCAATTTGATGTGCCGTTTTAAAACCTCATGGACGCCAACATATTTGTATTTTGATGCCTTGCCAGATGTTCTTGTTAAATTAGAAGAAATGGAACATGACGGTCTATTATTAAGAACAAAAAACAGTGTTGAGGTCACACCAAAAGGGCAACCTTTTGTGCGTAATATTTGTATGGCTTTTGATGTGTTATTACAAAGAAAGCAACCTCATACCCAGTTGTTTTCTATGACGGTATAG
- a CDS encoding TolC family protein, translating into MRRFILSLILVSTCHLYAQDSLSTISLAEYLGYVKSFHPIVKQANLILNESEAKLLKSRGAFDPKLEVDYGRKNFKGTEYYDKLNASFKIPTWYGIELKGNFEENTGQYLNPESSLPTDGLYSAGISVSLAKGLLINERMATLKQAKLFVNQAKADRLLLVNDIVYQASLSYFEWLKSYKEKRIYESFLNNAQERLDGIKTSFEVGERPAIDTVEARITLNTRKLNLEKAKIKYIKSTLELSNYLWLNENTPIELKDNIIPDVSTSNQIDAVFNTSNLNIENISLENHPKMLSLQNKYKSLEVEKRLKTNNLLPKIDLQYNFLSQTPDLIQSFNTANYKSYVNVSFPLFLRKERGDLQLAKMKLQNTSLDISATRVTLQNKINAVNQEIASYKVQTQHTSEIISDYKIMLNAEERKFSLGESSLFLVNSRESKLIDAELKGVSIEYDLLQTKAKLSNVLATDID; encoded by the coding sequence ATGAGACGTTTCATATTAAGCCTAATATTAGTATCTACTTGCCATTTATATGCGCAAGATAGCCTATCAACCATTAGCTTGGCAGAATACTTAGGGTATGTAAAATCGTTTCATCCTATTGTAAAACAAGCCAATCTAATTTTAAATGAAAGTGAAGCGAAACTTTTAAAATCTAGAGGCGCTTTCGACCCTAAATTAGAAGTTGATTATGGAAGAAAAAATTTTAAAGGTACCGAATATTACGATAAGCTTAATGCTAGTTTTAAAATACCCACATGGTATGGCATAGAACTTAAAGGTAACTTTGAAGAAAACACAGGGCAGTATTTAAACCCAGAATCGAGTTTACCCACCGATGGTTTATATAGTGCAGGGATTTCTGTTTCTCTTGCCAAAGGCCTCCTAATTAACGAACGTATGGCAACTTTAAAACAAGCCAAACTATTTGTTAACCAAGCCAAAGCAGACCGCTTACTTCTTGTAAATGACATAGTATACCAAGCCTCATTAAGCTATTTCGAATGGCTAAAAAGCTATAAAGAAAAACGCATCTATGAAAGCTTTTTAAACAATGCCCAAGAGCGTTTAGATGGCATCAAAACAAGTTTTGAGGTTGGAGAAAGACCGGCCATTGACACGGTTGAAGCACGTATAACTCTAAATACAAGAAAGTTAAATTTAGAAAAAGCCAAAATAAAATATATTAAATCTACTTTAGAACTCTCCAATTATTTATGGTTAAATGAAAATACACCTATTGAATTAAAAGATAATATTATCCCTGATGTTAGCACCAGTAATCAAATAGATGCGGTTTTTAATACCAGTAATTTAAATATTGAAAATATCTCTTTAGAAAATCATCCTAAAATGTTATCGCTTCAAAATAAATATAAAAGTTTAGAAGTTGAAAAAAGACTTAAAACAAATAATCTGTTACCAAAAATAGATTTACAATATAATTTTTTATCGCAAACACCAGATCTCATTCAATCTTTTAATACGGCTAATTATAAAAGTTATGTTAATGTGAGTTTCCCTTTATTTCTAAGAAAAGAACGTGGCGATTTACAATTGGCTAAAATGAAACTTCAAAACACGTCGTTAGACATTAGTGCTACACGGGTAACGCTTCAGAATAAAATTAACGCGGTAAACCAAGAAATTGCCTCATACAAAGTACAAACCCAACACACCTCAGAGATTATTTCAGACTATAAAATCATGCTAAACGCCGAGGAAAGAAAATTTTCATTAGGCGAAAGCTCTTTGTTTTTGGTAAATTCTAGAGAATCTAAACTCATAGATGCCGAACTTAAAGGCGTGTCTATAGAATACGATTTACTGCAAACTAAAGCGAAGCTATCCAATGTTTTAGCTACCGATATAGATTAA